A window of the Acyrthosiphon pisum isolate AL4f unplaced genomic scaffold, pea_aphid_22Mar2018_4r6ur Scaffold_17895;HRSCAF=18568, whole genome shotgun sequence genome harbors these coding sequences:
- the LOC107885832 gene encoding acylamino-acid-releasing enzyme-like, whose amino-acid sequence MKLADCSPCKNVHKVQAPTLLLLGEKDLRVPPSQGLAYYHLLKKHGVTARVLMYDDCHSLSTVAAEMDSSINSVLWFKKYTDDDSE is encoded by the exons atgaaattagcTGATTGTTCGCCGtgcaaaaatgttcataaagtTCAAGCTCCTACACTTTTATTACTGGGTGAAAAAGATTTACGTGTTCCTCCGTCTCAAGGTCTTGCATATTACCATCTTCTTAAAAAGCATGGTGTTACAGCTAG aGTGTTGATGTACGATGACTGCCATTCATTAAGCACTGTTGCTGCTGAAATGGATAGTTCAATAAACTCTGtattatggtttaaaaaatatacagatgATGATTCTGAATAG